A stretch of the Comamonas testosteroni TK102 genome encodes the following:
- a CDS encoding EAL domain-containing protein, translated as MLSKYRILVLDDHEFSCARICAILADAGFVHVRAAQTAEQALELMHAEHYDIVIMDIRMPDMDGVQFIRRLALENLTPMLAISSSCSRRIMNSVSLMAKEIGLFVLDAFSKPFDPSYAQTIISKLRHRVATQTSSPALRFGQPLVFDKAAIETALSARKIQAWFQPKMALRTGEIVGAEALARWDHPEHGFMLPGSFLAAIHHCKLERQLLQRMLEDALTAHRQWRDIGYTIPVSVNLPVPLLENPDLPDELEQTARQWEVPPGNINFELLEDETTAAPAHYYMGASRLRLKGFGLSQDDFGKGYSSMYNLISMPFTELKIDRAFVTGATVDAARGTALTSAVQLGKQLGLTVTAEGVETLADLEFLRRIGCDCAQGFLISSALKSSDFALLLNNDQRRQLFPPEAAQL; from the coding sequence ATGCTTTCCAAATACAGAATCCTTGTCCTGGACGACCACGAGTTTTCCTGCGCCCGAATCTGCGCCATCCTCGCAGATGCCGGATTCGTTCACGTCAGGGCGGCACAAACTGCCGAGCAGGCATTGGAGCTGATGCATGCGGAGCACTATGACATCGTCATCATGGACATCAGGATGCCCGATATGGATGGCGTGCAGTTCATCCGCCGACTCGCCCTGGAGAACCTGACACCCATGCTTGCGATCTCCAGCTCCTGCTCGCGCCGCATCATGAACAGCGTCAGCCTGATGGCCAAGGAAATCGGATTGTTCGTGCTGGACGCCTTCTCCAAGCCGTTCGACCCCAGCTATGCCCAGACCATCATCAGCAAGCTGCGGCACCGTGTAGCGACGCAGACCTCAAGCCCTGCTCTTCGCTTTGGCCAGCCCCTGGTGTTCGACAAAGCGGCCATAGAGACCGCACTGAGCGCCCGCAAGATACAGGCGTGGTTTCAACCCAAGATGGCACTGCGCACCGGTGAGATCGTAGGCGCTGAGGCGCTCGCCCGCTGGGATCATCCCGAACACGGCTTCATGTTGCCCGGCTCGTTTCTGGCCGCCATCCACCATTGCAAACTCGAGCGGCAGCTGCTCCAGCGCATGCTCGAGGATGCGCTGACCGCGCATCGACAGTGGCGCGACATCGGCTATACGATTCCCGTATCCGTCAATCTGCCGGTCCCCCTTCTGGAGAACCCGGATCTGCCGGACGAACTGGAGCAAACCGCTCGCCAATGGGAGGTCCCCCCAGGCAACATCAATTTTGAGCTGCTTGAAGACGAGACAACCGCTGCGCCTGCGCACTACTACATGGGCGCAAGTCGATTGAGGCTGAAAGGCTTTGGCCTTTCTCAGGATGATTTCGGCAAAGGATACAGCTCCATGTACAACCTGATCTCGATGCCGTTCACGGAACTCAAGATCGATCGCGCCTTCGTGACCGGAGCCACCGTTGATGCGGCCCGAGGTACGGCGCTGACCTCAGCGGTGCAGCTGGGCAAACAGCTTGGCCTGACCGTCACCGCAGAAGGCGTAGAAACCCTCGCGGACCTGGAATTTTTGCGCCGCATCGGCTGCGACTGCGCACAAGGTTTTCTGATATCGTCCGCACTGAAATCCAGCGACTTTGCCCTGCTGCTAAATAACGATCAACGCAGGCAATTGTTTCCTCCGGAGGCTGCGCAGTTATAG
- a CDS encoding response regulator, protein MQNTPIQQIKRTSRRQNWLLFGILPIAVALVSALLWGGQRIVDRERDRLLVDFSTLVGYIKEQEIFLRQLRAQSQDLEAIPYSRVTSFHEVDTPADWRARLFLGQESVVDMPFSLACALPAQCSAAPGTLFQLGSYLSDFYSTFWASSYFPAAAVFFVNPADSTSISVPAINTYAGYEAISTDMFRTTVYAIRENLATQSGSAVQALGKRLPTQNPNEVHWFKAAALPDKMIGWVPAGFPSGLWGPSGPSQNIYAATLLSRERINVLERNTASGLPYQFWLTHQGVSLMGDTSAPAVTKLGLSYTSDGLVWKALDPTGAWSGTYLISYASFFKGHMALLIGAAFFVVLSMLAGLSYTHWYRRRVMEPAVEAQRMIDERDAFNRTLIQTAPVALCVISKASGDILFSNSIALEWLGSQSDPPQPLQSNAIQILRSLRSVDRPGSMDNLHIDNERTLSVSYTPARYMDGDAVLCAFTDISTRVEIERALERARSAADEASEAKSTFLSTMSHEIRTPLYGVLGTLELLTATRLDSQQRQYVNRIEGSSQILLQLISDILDVSKIEAGQLKLERLAFSPRELVQDCTGSYAAMAQQKGLLFFSAVDTGIPDSVFGDPVRVRQILSNLISNAIKFTNVGSVIVRCLVVDQPPGHVTLQIEVADSGVGIDREEQNRLFTPFYIVDGSRHVVRGAGLGLSICARLAELMGSSMQVKSEKQVGSVFSIALTLDVDHQTVTDYPDLTDAHICVRTPHPELTENICAWLTRWNAQAELLAQPSPAHTSHALLLDVLSSSTTPPPEWKGHYVSISPLLQESTHPDIDAQDVLSIGRGIQRILHNQQLIASPEPVIPRFSIRILVAEDNPINQTTILDQLERLGCQVTLAEDGEDALALWDVQPHDFVLTDVNMPLMNGYELARTLRSEGVMCPIIGITANAMLDEQRRCINAGMNAWMVKPIGLNTLIQMLREYAPHSEIGAHDTAAPSLPEIAPVHIPEGPPQVPAKYRDLFLRTMHEDVIKLEQSRQDRRVDDIILTLHRISGALVDVNHFPLAKRMQQLENHLHFDSLNGETDAALNSILEDLKIFLAGV, encoded by the coding sequence ATGCAGAACACGCCCATCCAACAAATCAAGCGCACATCGCGCCGGCAAAACTGGCTGCTGTTTGGCATACTGCCCATCGCTGTCGCCCTGGTGAGCGCGCTGCTCTGGGGTGGACAGCGCATCGTTGACCGAGAGCGCGACCGGCTGCTCGTCGACTTCAGCACCTTGGTAGGCTACATCAAGGAGCAAGAAATATTCCTGCGCCAGCTACGTGCCCAAAGCCAGGATCTCGAAGCCATCCCTTATTCCCGGGTCACCAGTTTCCATGAAGTGGATACGCCAGCCGATTGGAGGGCTCGCCTGTTCCTCGGCCAGGAATCAGTGGTGGATATGCCGTTTTCGCTGGCCTGTGCCCTGCCCGCCCAGTGCTCCGCGGCTCCCGGAACCCTGTTCCAGCTGGGCAGCTATCTGTCCGATTTCTACTCGACGTTCTGGGCATCTTCCTACTTCCCTGCAGCTGCCGTCTTTTTCGTGAATCCAGCGGACAGCACCAGCATCAGTGTCCCGGCGATCAATACCTATGCCGGCTATGAAGCCATCAGCACGGACATGTTCCGGACCACGGTTTATGCCATCCGGGAAAATCTGGCCACGCAGTCCGGCTCTGCCGTGCAGGCGCTCGGCAAACGGCTGCCGACACAAAATCCCAACGAAGTGCACTGGTTCAAGGCTGCTGCCTTGCCTGACAAGATGATCGGCTGGGTTCCTGCCGGATTTCCATCCGGCCTGTGGGGGCCGTCCGGTCCCTCCCAGAATATTTATGCAGCCACGCTGCTCAGCCGCGAGCGCATCAACGTGCTCGAGAGAAACACCGCCAGCGGACTGCCCTACCAGTTCTGGCTGACGCATCAGGGCGTCTCTCTGATGGGAGACACTTCGGCGCCGGCGGTCACCAAGCTGGGCCTATCCTATACCAGCGACGGACTGGTGTGGAAGGCGCTGGACCCAACTGGCGCCTGGAGCGGCACTTATCTGATCAGCTACGCCAGCTTTTTCAAGGGCCACATGGCCCTGCTCATTGGAGCCGCCTTCTTTGTGGTCCTGAGCATGCTCGCTGGCCTGAGCTATACGCATTGGTACAGGCGCCGGGTCATGGAGCCTGCCGTGGAGGCCCAGCGCATGATCGACGAACGCGACGCCTTCAATCGCACGCTGATCCAGACAGCCCCCGTCGCGCTGTGCGTGATCAGCAAGGCCAGCGGAGACATATTGTTCAGCAACTCCATTGCCCTGGAGTGGTTGGGCAGTCAGTCCGACCCGCCACAGCCGTTGCAGTCCAACGCCATTCAGATCCTGCGTTCGCTGCGCTCTGTGGACAGGCCCGGCAGCATGGACAACCTGCACATCGACAACGAACGCACGCTGTCGGTGTCCTACACTCCGGCACGCTATATGGACGGGGACGCAGTCTTGTGCGCTTTTACCGATATCAGCACGCGCGTAGAAATCGAGCGCGCGCTGGAGCGCGCACGCAGCGCAGCGGACGAGGCCAGCGAAGCGAAATCCACCTTTCTGTCCACGATGAGCCACGAGATCCGTACGCCTCTGTATGGCGTGCTGGGCACGCTGGAACTTTTGACCGCCACACGGCTGGACAGCCAGCAGCGTCAATACGTCAACCGGATTGAAGGCTCGTCGCAAATCCTGCTGCAGCTGATCAGCGACATTCTGGATGTCAGCAAGATAGAGGCCGGACAGCTCAAGCTGGAACGCCTGGCATTCAGCCCACGCGAACTGGTGCAAGATTGCACAGGCTCCTATGCAGCCATGGCGCAACAGAAAGGACTGCTGTTTTTCTCCGCTGTCGACACCGGGATTCCCGATTCGGTATTCGGCGACCCCGTGCGCGTACGCCAGATTCTCAGCAATTTGATCAGCAACGCCATCAAGTTCACCAATGTCGGCAGCGTCATCGTCCGGTGCCTGGTGGTGGATCAGCCCCCCGGCCACGTGACACTTCAGATTGAAGTGGCCGACAGCGGGGTGGGTATTGACCGTGAGGAGCAGAATCGCCTTTTCACGCCGTTCTATATCGTCGATGGCAGCCGGCATGTCGTGCGAGGTGCCGGCCTGGGTCTGTCGATCTGTGCGCGGCTGGCCGAACTCATGGGCTCATCCATGCAGGTCAAGAGTGAAAAACAGGTGGGCAGCGTCTTTTCCATCGCGCTGACACTGGATGTGGACCATCAGACCGTCACCGATTACCCCGACCTTACAGACGCTCATATCTGCGTGCGGACACCTCACCCGGAGCTGACGGAGAACATCTGCGCCTGGCTGACCCGCTGGAACGCGCAGGCCGAGCTGCTGGCCCAGCCCAGCCCTGCTCACACCTCGCATGCACTGCTGCTGGATGTGCTGTCAAGCAGCACCACCCCGCCTCCGGAATGGAAGGGACACTACGTCAGCATCTCCCCTCTGCTGCAAGAGTCCACCCATCCTGATATCGATGCACAAGATGTTCTGAGCATCGGCCGGGGAATCCAGCGCATCCTGCACAACCAGCAACTGATAGCCTCGCCTGAACCCGTCATTCCCCGGTTCTCGATACGCATTCTGGTCGCCGAGGACAACCCCATCAACCAGACCACCATCCTCGACCAGCTTGAGCGGCTTGGATGTCAGGTCACCTTGGCGGAAGACGGCGAGGACGCTCTGGCGCTATGGGATGTACAGCCGCATGACTTCGTTCTGACCGATGTGAACATGCCGCTCATGAACGGCTATGAGCTGGCCCGCACGCTCCGCTCGGAAGGTGTGATGTGCCCCATCATCGGAATTACCGCCAACGCCATGCTCGACGAGCAGCGACGTTGCATCAATGCGGGCATGAATGCCTGGATGGTCAAGCCGATCGGCCTGAATACGCTGATACAGATGCTGCGCGAATACGCGCCTCACTCGGAAATTGGAGCCCATGACACGGCGGCCCCCAGTCTGCCCGAGATTGCACCCGTGCATATCCCCGAAGGCCCTCCACAAGTACCGGCCAAATATCGGGATCTGTTCCTACGCACCATGCACGAGGACGTCATCAAGCTGGAGCAGTCGAGGCAGGACAGGCGCGTGGATGACATCATCCTCACCCTGCACCGCATCAGCGGCGCCCTGGTTGACGTCAATCATTTTCCCCTGGCGAAAAGAATGCAGCAACTAGAGAATCACTTGCACTTCGATAGCTTGAACGGCGAAACTGACGCCGCACTGAATTCTATTCTTGAGGATCTGAAGATATTCCTGGCGGGAGTGTAG
- the rnk gene encoding nucleoside diphosphate kinase regulator — protein sequence MERKPNITLSSLDLDRIESLLEKNNSQFPGRDALEAELDRADVLDPAEMPANVVTMNSTVRFTMLEIGKSSTLTLVYPKDMDGSADKVSIFAPVGIALLGLSVGDEFKMPSPTGQVTVRVDAIEFQPESAGEFHR from the coding sequence ATGGAGCGCAAGCCCAATATCACTCTGTCCTCCTTGGACCTGGATCGCATTGAATCGCTGCTGGAGAAGAACAATAGCCAGTTTCCCGGCCGCGATGCCCTGGAGGCGGAGCTGGACCGTGCGGATGTACTCGATCCCGCAGAAATGCCGGCCAACGTGGTGACGATGAACTCCACCGTGCGTTTCACCATGCTCGAGATCGGCAAGAGCAGCACGCTGACGCTGGTCTACCCCAAGGATATGGATGGCAGCGCCGACAAGGTTTCCATCTTCGCACCAGTGGGCATCGCCTTGCTGGGCCTGTCCGTGGGCGACGAGTTCAAGATGCCCAGCCCTACCGGCCAGGTAACCGTGCGCGTGGATGCCATCGAGTTCCAGCCCGAAAGCGCGGGCGAGTTCCATCGCTGA
- a CDS encoding acyltransferase family protein, which yields MAQSSISSHSRSALIDCTKGLACAAIVWHHLAFYGPMSDVAHPVMPDLLDWLYEYARMAVQIFLVIGGFLAAASLAPQGLARFDSPWSKIGKRFVRLVVPYAVALVVTIVVSAAIRPWFDHESVSADPDLWQLMAHALLLQGIVGEESLSAGVWYVSIDFQLFAGTVLLLAGVRWLQQWAVARWGDAAMKRWWPWAVSGMQALVVLGTAASLLSFNLEAELDVWAIYFMGAYGVGMMAFWAVAADKRLAAWSWGMLIAALIIGALVYEWRDRIFLAGVTAMLLIFCMRTEAIARWQGLAPLRRLGEISYSVFLIHFSICLLVNAVVNHFWHGSVTAALVGIPLAFVLSLTAGYALYQLVERHVSSWSQALRWQAGLIGAGLLTTMVAGLR from the coding sequence ATGGCTCAAAGTTCTATTTCCTCTCATTCCCGCAGCGCGCTGATCGACTGCACCAAAGGCCTGGCTTGCGCAGCCATCGTCTGGCATCACCTGGCGTTTTACGGTCCCATGTCCGATGTGGCTCATCCCGTCATGCCTGATCTGCTGGACTGGCTCTATGAGTACGCTCGCATGGCCGTGCAGATATTCCTGGTGATCGGTGGTTTTCTGGCTGCTGCCAGTCTGGCCCCGCAAGGTCTGGCGCGTTTTGACTCGCCATGGTCCAAGATCGGCAAGCGCTTTGTACGCCTGGTCGTGCCTTATGCCGTGGCGCTGGTGGTGACGATTGTGGTGTCTGCCGCGATTCGCCCGTGGTTCGATCACGAGTCCGTGTCCGCCGACCCCGATCTATGGCAGCTCATGGCCCATGCCTTGCTGTTGCAAGGCATCGTGGGCGAAGAGTCGCTGTCGGCTGGCGTCTGGTATGTGTCCATAGACTTTCAGCTGTTTGCGGGCACCGTGCTGCTGTTGGCCGGTGTGCGCTGGCTGCAGCAATGGGCGGTAGCGCGCTGGGGCGACGCGGCCATGAAGCGTTGGTGGCCGTGGGCTGTGAGCGGCATGCAGGCGCTGGTGGTTCTGGGGACGGCGGCTTCGCTGCTGAGCTTCAACCTTGAGGCAGAGCTTGATGTCTGGGCGATTTACTTCATGGGCGCCTATGGCGTCGGCATGATGGCCTTCTGGGCGGTGGCGGCAGACAAGCGCCTGGCGGCCTGGAGCTGGGGCATGCTGATTGCTGCACTGATCATCGGCGCGCTGGTCTATGAGTGGCGCGACCGCATTTTTCTCGCCGGCGTGACCGCGATGCTGCTGATCTTCTGCATGCGTACCGAGGCTATTGCCCGCTGGCAGGGCCTGGCTCCACTGCGTCGCCTGGGAGAGATCTCCTACTCGGTGTTCCTGATTCACTTTTCGATCTGCCTGCTGGTCAATGCGGTGGTCAACCATTTCTGGCATGGCTCGGTCACTGCTGCTTTGGTGGGCATCCCCTTGGCCTTCGTGCTGTCACTGACCGCTGGCTATGCCCTGTATCAACTGGTGGAGCGCCATGTCTCCTCCTGGAGTCAGGCTTTGCGCTGGCAGGCTGGCCTCATCGGGGCAGGTCTGCTGACCACCATGGTGGCAGGCTTGCGCTGA
- a CDS encoding GbsR/MarR family transcriptional regulator, with translation MEAMTQAKPLSELSRQFVSHFGEMGSRWGINRTVGQIYALLFISPEPLNADQIADTLEFSRSNVSMGLKELQAWRLVQLRHQPGDRREYFQAPEDVWEIFKRLAEERRRREIEPTQSMLRAAMMEEASTDEERYAQQRMRDMHELIDKLMSWFDDVQRLSPETAMQLMGMGSAVTRLLDLKDKITGRGKSGSEA, from the coding sequence ATGGAGGCCATGACGCAAGCCAAACCACTGTCGGAGCTGAGCCGACAATTTGTTTCGCATTTCGGCGAGATGGGCAGCCGCTGGGGCATCAATCGCACCGTGGGGCAGATCTACGCCCTGCTGTTCATTTCGCCCGAACCGCTGAACGCAGACCAGATTGCCGACACGCTGGAGTTCTCACGTTCCAATGTGAGCATGGGACTCAAGGAGCTGCAGGCCTGGCGGCTGGTTCAGCTGCGCCACCAGCCCGGCGACCGGCGCGAATACTTCCAGGCGCCCGAGGATGTCTGGGAAATCTTCAAGCGACTGGCCGAAGAGCGACGCCGCCGCGAGATCGAGCCCACGCAATCCATGCTGCGAGCAGCCATGATGGAGGAAGCCAGCACCGACGAAGAGCGCTACGCCCAGCAGCGCATGCGCGACATGCACGAACTCATCGACAAGCTGATGAGCTGGTTTGATGATGTACAGCGTCTGTCCCCCGAGACCGCCATGCAGCTCATGGGCATGGGCTCGGCCGTGACGCGACTGCTGGACCTGAAGGACAAGATTACAGGGCGAGGCAAGTCGGGCTCGGAGGCCTGA
- a CDS encoding LacI family DNA-binding transcriptional regulator, with product MPTETRTKSETPADSASSRRSRASGRVTLSDVAQAAGVSPMTVSRALRGERRVAPALVDKVREVAASLGYVPDLAARALASQKSTQVLVLVPMLSNTLFVEVLEAVHKVLFAQGYHMLIGVTHYDPAEEEQLLRAYLPMRPAGLLLTGFDHSEESRKLLAANPVPRVHLMELRAPGSGPDCYSVGFSQIAAGAEMTRHLLDKGYRRIAFCGAQLDARVMQRLEGYRQVLKQAGLYDQSLEILNPERSSLALGARQFETLLKAKTTVDAIFFCNDDIAQGALLEANRMGVKVPQQVAIAGFNDLPGSDQMVPPLTTIHTPRDEVGSKAAGMLLQLLAGDSVRQASVDLGFRLVPRAST from the coding sequence TTGCCTACCGAGACCCGTACCAAGAGCGAAACCCCGGCAGACAGTGCTTCTTCAAGGCGATCTCGCGCCAGCGGGCGTGTCACCCTCAGCGATGTGGCACAGGCTGCGGGCGTGAGCCCGATGACGGTCTCCAGAGCCTTGCGCGGAGAGCGCAGAGTAGCTCCGGCCCTGGTAGACAAAGTGCGCGAGGTTGCGGCTTCTCTGGGCTATGTGCCCGATCTGGCAGCCCGCGCGCTGGCCTCGCAAAAAAGCACCCAGGTGCTGGTGCTCGTGCCCATGCTCTCCAACACCTTGTTCGTGGAGGTCCTGGAGGCGGTGCACAAGGTATTGTTTGCCCAGGGCTATCACATGCTGATCGGCGTGACTCACTACGACCCGGCGGAAGAGGAGCAGTTGTTGCGGGCCTATCTGCCCATGCGGCCTGCCGGTCTGCTGCTGACCGGGTTCGACCATAGTGAAGAGTCGCGGAAACTGCTGGCCGCCAATCCCGTGCCGCGCGTGCATCTCATGGAGTTGCGCGCACCTGGTAGCGGCCCCGATTGCTACAGCGTGGGCTTCTCGCAGATTGCTGCGGGTGCCGAAATGACCCGCCATTTGCTGGACAAGGGATACCGGCGCATCGCATTTTGCGGAGCCCAGCTCGACGCACGTGTCATGCAGCGCCTGGAAGGTTATCGGCAGGTGCTCAAACAGGCCGGCCTGTATGACCAGAGCCTGGAGATTCTCAATCCCGAGCGCTCATCGCTGGCGCTGGGTGCAAGGCAGTTTGAGACGCTGCTCAAAGCCAAGACCACGGTTGATGCCATCTTTTTCTGCAATGACGACATTGCACAAGGTGCATTGCTGGAGGCCAACCGCATGGGAGTCAAAGTGCCGCAGCAGGTGGCGATCGCAGGGTTCAACGACCTTCCAGGCAGTGATCAGATGGTGCCGCCCTTGACCACCATCCATACACCGAGGGATGAAGTGGGCAGCAAAGCTGCCGGCATGCTGCTGCAATTGCTGGCTGGCGATAGCGTCAGGCAAGCCAGTGTCGATCTGGGCTTCAGGCTGGTGCCCAGGGCCAGCACCTGA
- a CDS encoding gluconokinase encodes MIQSKIQPPGTMSALVVMGVSGCGKSSAGEAIARQLGWTLVEGDSYHSPQSVAKMQAGIALTDGDREGWLERLAQRLAQADAEHGLVLTCSALKRKYRDQLRSAQQLGFVFLDLDYATALERVQTRPGHFFSPDLVANQFTTLEDPRQEPDVLTVSATMNLNDIALAARQWARRESQA; translated from the coding sequence ATGATTCAAAGCAAGATCCAGCCTCCTGGCACCATGTCGGCACTCGTCGTCATGGGAGTTTCCGGCTGCGGCAAATCAAGCGCAGGAGAAGCCATCGCCAGGCAGCTGGGGTGGACCCTGGTGGAAGGAGACAGCTACCACTCCCCCCAGAGCGTGGCCAAGATGCAGGCCGGCATTGCCCTGACGGATGGCGACCGCGAAGGCTGGCTCGAACGCCTGGCGCAGCGACTGGCTCAGGCAGATGCCGAACACGGCCTGGTGCTGACCTGCTCGGCGCTCAAGCGCAAGTACCGCGACCAGTTGCGCAGCGCCCAGCAGCTGGGCTTTGTATTTCTCGACCTCGACTACGCCACGGCCCTGGAACGCGTCCAGACCCGACCCGGGCATTTCTTCTCGCCCGACCTGGTGGCCAATCAGTTCACGACACTGGAAGACCCGCGTCAGGAGCCCGATGTCCTGACCGTCAGCGCCACCATGAACCTCAACGATATCGCGCTCGCGGCCCGGCAATGGGCAAGGCGCGAATCCCAAGCATAA
- a CDS encoding TRAP transporter small permease yields MSEDRKEAQGRKPWLKRLAEGLMVLALAGMVIAVFVNVVLRYVFHTSIVSYEEISRLLFVWLVAIGAIVAAFEGAHLGFDMVTSRVGPATRKVLFWVSQLLIGTCMALLLWGSWEQVVAGWSSYSTVLGYPLALGAAATLVLAIGMLLVVVRDMLRGTPTETSETSVE; encoded by the coding sequence ATGTCTGAAGATCGCAAAGAGGCACAGGGCCGCAAGCCATGGCTCAAGCGCCTGGCCGAAGGCCTGATGGTGCTGGCTCTGGCCGGCATGGTGATTGCCGTTTTCGTCAACGTGGTGCTGCGCTACGTTTTCCACACCAGCATCGTCTCCTATGAGGAGATCTCGCGCCTGCTGTTTGTGTGGCTGGTGGCCATCGGCGCCATCGTGGCTGCTTTTGAAGGCGCCCACCTGGGCTTCGACATGGTGACATCGCGGGTCGGCCCGGCCACCCGCAAAGTCCTGTTCTGGGTCTCGCAGCTGCTGATCGGCACCTGCATGGCCTTGCTGCTGTGGGGCTCCTGGGAGCAGGTCGTTGCCGGCTGGAGCAGCTACAGCACCGTGCTGGGCTATCCCCTGGCCCTGGGCGCAGCGGCGACGCTGGTGCTGGCCATAGGCATGTTGCTGGTGGTGGTGCGCGACATGTTGCGCGGCACCCCGACCGAGACTTCTGAAACCAGCGTGGAGTAA
- a CDS encoding TRAP transporter large permease gives MIVTLIFLAVLIGGMVIGMPIAHALILTGVALMWHLDFFDTQLLAQNLQAGFDNFPLLAVPFFILAGELMNAGGLSRRIIDLARAFVGHIPGGLGYVAIGAAVLLASMSGSAIADTAALATILLPMMRDQKYPDSYSAGLLASGGIIAPIIPPSMPFVIYGVTTNTSISKLFLSGVVPGLFMGSFLIAAWWFIARKYQLTSGERVSWGQRLKALAKSFWAMMMPVIILGGLKGGVFTPTEAAVVAAVYALFVSMVVYREMSWTRLYEVFLGASKTTAVVMFLCGAATVTAYMITLADLPNMLADSFSGLLDQPLLFMAVMMLFLLVVGTAMDLTPTILIFGPVCAPLAVKAGIDPVYFGFMFIYVGCIGLITPPVGTVQNVVAGVGRLRMETVIKGTNPFLMVYVLLATLFVLFPQLVTAPLKWMH, from the coding sequence ATGATCGTCACCCTGATTTTTCTCGCCGTGCTGATCGGCGGCATGGTGATCGGCATGCCGATTGCCCATGCACTGATACTCACCGGCGTCGCCCTGATGTGGCACCTGGACTTTTTCGACACCCAGCTGCTCGCCCAGAATCTGCAGGCCGGGTTCGACAATTTCCCGCTGCTGGCCGTGCCCTTCTTCATCCTCGCGGGTGAGCTGATGAATGCCGGCGGCCTGTCGCGCCGCATCATCGATCTGGCCCGCGCCTTTGTCGGCCATATTCCGGGCGGCCTGGGTTATGTGGCCATCGGTGCAGCCGTGCTGCTGGCCTCGATGAGCGGATCGGCCATTGCCGACACTGCCGCGCTGGCCACCATCCTGCTGCCGATGATGCGCGACCAGAAGTATCCCGACAGCTACAGCGCCGGCCTGCTGGCTTCGGGCGGCATCATCGCCCCCATCATTCCGCCTTCGATGCCGTTCGTGATCTACGGCGTCACCACCAACACCTCCATCAGCAAGCTGTTTCTCTCGGGCGTCGTGCCCGGCTTGTTCATGGGCAGCTTTCTGATTGCCGCCTGGTGGTTCATCGCGCGCAAATACCAGCTGACCTCGGGTGAGCGCGTGAGCTGGGGCCAGCGCCTCAAGGCTCTGGCCAAGAGCTTCTGGGCCATGATGATGCCGGTCATCATCCTGGGCGGCCTCAAGGGTGGCGTGTTCACGCCGACCGAAGCCGCCGTGGTGGCCGCGGTCTACGCGCTGTTTGTCTCCATGGTGGTCTACAGGGAGATGAGCTGGACCCGGCTCTACGAGGTCTTCCTGGGCGCCTCCAAGACCACCGCCGTGGTGATGTTCCTCTGCGGCGCAGCCACCGTGACCGCCTACATGATCACGCTCGCCGACCTGCCCAATATGCTGGCCGACAGTTTCTCGGGCCTGTTGGATCAGCCCCTGCTCTTCATGGCCGTGATGATGCTCTTCCTGCTCGTGGTCGGTACCGCCATGGATCTGACCCCCACCATCCTGATCTTCGGTCCGGTCTGCGCACCGCTGGCCGTCAAGGCTGGCATCGATCCGGTGTACTTCGGCTTCATGTTCATCTATGTGGGCTGTATCGGTCTGATCACCCCTCCGGTGGGAACGGTGCAGAACGTGGTGGCCGGCGTGGGCAGACTGCGCATGGAGACCGTGATCAAGGGCACCAATCCCTTCCTGATGGTCTATGTGCTGCTGGCCACCCTGTTCGTGCTCTTCCCGCAGCTGGTGACCGCGCCGCTCAAATGGATGCATTGA